The following nucleotide sequence is from Xiphophorus maculatus strain JP 163 A chromosome 22, X_maculatus-5.0-male, whole genome shotgun sequence.
CTTGGCTTTTAGCGATAAGAGCATTTAGCTCTTTTTGTGGCTTTGTGTGGGTTGTTCTCTCATTGTTTGACGAGGCTGTTTGCCTCCAGCCGACATGCTTTATCCAAACAAATGACCGGGACTAATCTGGATCCTTTTAGCCGCAGCAGCGACCCGAACAAAGCCCGCGCTTTTCTTATCTGGTAGCTAGCCAGGTGTTAACAATGTGATTACGTTGATGCGCTTTCAGTGACCTACGGTATGACCGTCTCCAGCAGCTATTATTTCACCAAAGCCATGACGGATCTGTTTGTGGGCTCGGCCAGCCAAAATGGAGTCACGTTTCAGACCATTggcaacatggccgacttctgGGACGTGAGTTTCACGTTTGTTTTTCGAGGTTTTGTTTGctgatttaaatgtaagatgGCGGATCAGGGTTATTGTagatagaaggaaaaaaatagaaaattcctgccaaaaaactgagaaattttgagattaatacCAAAACTTTTCTAGAAAGAGCAAGGatgtttctgagtttgaaaagtgaaaaaaatgcttgaaaaaaaatcttagaaaaattgcagaaaaaaaacaagaaaatatctgagcttcgaaagtcaaatgtttgactttagggaattttctgagttttaaaggttgaacattttcaagaaaaagtatttgaaattttaaaattgatacaaaaactttctgaaatttcttaaattaaaaagttaaattttttttgacttttggaaatgtCTGAAATTCAAAAGtcgaaaatgttcaacttttggagctcagaaatttccaaatgttttctagaatatttctgagaatagtctcaacatttctgaatttatttctaccaaaatttagatttcacaggctcagaaatttccttgattttcttaataaaaagaaagagattaaTATCAAATTTTTTGAATTCTTTTCTAccatatttcttatttttcaagctcagaaatgtccttttttttttttttttttagaaaatttaatCTCAAAGTTAAATTTagtcctttttttctatctacagtgGCTCTAATCCGCCGTTgtacaaataagaaaatgagTTAAAGTTAAAATCAGTCTCCGTCTTATTTTCTCTGTAACATCAGTTCGCCCAGGGTCCCTTACTGGACGGGCTTTACTGGACCAAATGGTACAACAACCAGTCCCTGGACAGCGGAGACCAGTCGTTCATCTACTATGAGAACATGCTGCTCGGAGTTCCCCGGATGAGGCAgattaagattaaaaacaactcCTGCAAAGTCCCAGAAGACTTCAAAAATGAGATTGCCGAATGCTTCGACGTCTACAACGAGAAGAAGGAGGACGACCTCAGCTTTGGCCTCATCAACGGCTCTGCGTACGCCGCTTCTCATCTCCTACGAAACAACGGAAACGATGGGGTGGCTTTATGTAGCGACACAGTCAAAGATTAACAGACGTAATCTGGGTTATTTAGCTTTTCATGGGAGAAAAAACAGgaattatttctaaaaagtCCTATTCTCACAATGCTATTAATTTTGCATTCATAAATTTCATAGTTCcaaggtaaatatttaatttttaaactaaatatttagctccatatttagttagcaactaaatatttatatatttagcaAGCTAAATCTTTAGCTTGCTCATTAAACATTTAAGCTCtgggctaaatatttagcttatagactatatatatttttcgTAAGCTAACTATTTTGCTTTCTCGCTAAACCTTTAgatctgagctaaatatttagtttaacatTTAGTTAACAAGCTAACTATTTTGCTTGCTATCTAGAAATTTAGCTCAtagctaaatatattttactgtcaaacATTTAGCTTTGAGCTACGTATTTAGCTTACAGACTATTTAGTTAGTGACAACTATTTCACttgctaactaaacatttagctcagCAAGCTAACATTTGTAGCTAGGAAGCGTACTATTTTGGTTgctaactgaatatttagctctgaAACAAATCCTTAGTTGGTAAACTAAAGATTCAGTTAGCAAcctagatattttttttgttaactaaacatttagtatttagtttgtaaatatttagctcactaattaaaattttaattttaaacgacaacatttataaatgtatgaatgAAATGGTGAAATATGACTATGATAGGCTAAACAGCCCAGATTATTGGTGTCACTTTACAAACGGCACCCCATATATAGATCTAGATATATAGATCTAGATATATAGCTATATCTAGATctagacatacagtatatgtctaGATACTTATATCTAGATATCTATATAAGAAGTATATCAGAAATTTGCTTGAGATTTTGAGAGAAGTAAACCTTCCCTTCTCTCTAGGTGGCGCTACCACACAGAGAAAGACATCAAAGGTTCCTCCTACTGGGGCCTCCTGACCACCTACAGCGGCGCCGGGTTCTACCAGGACCTGAGCCGGACCAAGGAGGACAGCGCCAACATCCTGGCAGAACTGATGGACAACCTTTGGCTGGACCGAGGAACCAGGGCGGTTTTCATCGACTTCTCAGCCTACAATGCAAACATCAACATGTTCTGTGTCATCAGGTAAAGTTTTCCAACATTCCAACATTACAAACTTTAAAGGTGATCCATTATCACCTTTAAAGTTGAtaataaccctaaccctaacctgttcaagggtTAGGACCCATCCTAacccttgaacaggttaggatgggtctatggcctatacaaaacacatttatccgATTTGTTCTGCATAAAGTCTCTCTTGGATGATACTATACAacagtacatctttgaaaagcagaagtggaacctTCTGCACAGCAAACAAGAACgcagaaagtggtttctggGTGGTAAGTCAAAAGCAATACATCTACCTTTTCCAGAAGCCtctgtacagcacatacagagGTAAAACCAAACGTGCTCGACACCAAAAACATTCAATTACTCCCAGAAAATGACTGGGTGGTTTTTCTTAAAAgatcttgggttgtttttagaagcaggtAAAACCCAAATGAGAgtatgaaaatatgcaaaatgtgaattttgcatattttagtgtattttaatgAATGTTGCGTCACAGATTAGAGCAGATTCGCAAAGTGGTTTGTTGTTTCTGATGATCAGaaggttttctgtgtttctgttcagccaTTTGGAGGAACAACAGCtggaatttcttttatttattttggatttggTTGCATACAAACTCGTTTTGGTTCTCTCTGACCGGCTGGTTTGCGTCTCTCAGGTTGGTGGTGGAGTTCCCAGCGACCGGTGGCGCCGTCCCATCCTACCAGATCAGAACCGTCAAACTGATCCGCTACATCACCCACTGGGACTACTTTGTCCTCGGCTGCGAGTTGGTTTTCTGCGTGTTCATCCTCTACTATGTCGTGGAGGAGATTCTGGAGCTGCGGATACACAAGTTTGCCTATTTCAAAAGCATCTGGAACATCCTGGACATACTGGTCATACTGGTAGGAGAAGGATTCAGGTCCAGATTCAGATCCGCTTTTCGTCCTGAAGGAAGTAACGGCGTTTTTCTCTCCAGCTGGCCATCGTTGCGATTGTCTTCAATGTCTTCCGGACCATCAAAGTGGATAATCTGCTCGGGTCGCTGCTGGAACAGCCGGATTTATACGCTGATTTTGAATTCCTGGCTTTCTGGCAAACCCAGTATAACAACATGAATGCTGTGAATTTGTTCTTCGCCTGGATCAAGgtaaacttttcatattttttaccGTTTATTGTTGCACTTAAAAAAGTTTCCAGGCTCCTTAAATCTTTCAGATCGACAAACTCTGATAAAGACTAACAGACGTACTCTGGGTTATTTAGCTTTTCATAAGAGAAAAGATaggaattcattttaaaatgtcctatTTTCACaatgttattaatttttcattcatAAATTTCATAgataaaaaggtaaatatttagtttttaaactaaatatttagctccacaTTTAGTTAGCAACTAAATATCTATATATTTAGCAAGCAAAATCTTTAGCTTGCTAAATATGTATTTGCTTAACAAGCTAACTCTGTCGCTTGCTCATATTTTGGTTGCTAACTGGATATTTAGCTCTGAACCAAATCCTTAGTTGCTAAACTAAAATGTAGTTAGCAAcctattcaaaataaacataatatgaataatcacaaaataacatttttaaatagttatGTCATTTAATAAGAGAAAAAGCAATTAGTATCCCAGTGTGAAAACGTTTTCACCCCTAAACCTTGGAGGCGACTGTGAGgcagttcactgcaaaaacacaaaaacttaccaagtatttttgtcttaatttctcatgtaaatattttctaaatttacaCATAgactatatcttgctgaaaagttgcaaGATATAGGAGATATACTTTTTCACATGGGGCAAGATTGGTTTggatagctagctagctatgtTAGCATGACGCCATATTAAAATTAGCCTTTAGCTGTAACTTTTAAGGGTAACAAAGGAAAAAACCATCAAAGACAGaaaccttttggtttttttgtagattttcaaATACATCAGCTTCAATAAGACGATGACGCAGCTGTCCGCCACGCTGGGCCGCTGCGCCAAAGACATCCTGGGCTTCGCCATCATGTTCTTCATCGTCTTCTTCGCCTACGCGCAGCTTGGATACCTGCTGTTTGGAACCGAGGTCGAATCTTTCAGCACATTCGTCAAGTGCATGTAAGTGGTGACAAATATCCAGAGCTGCGTAGtaactggttacatttacttgattACATTTACtcttgaaaaaaattacttttaggagtatttttattgtgctgcactttttacttttgcttgagtaaaaatatgttgaagttgttctactcttacttgagtaatatttctGGGTACTTTACCCACTGCTGTAAATATTGTTACCAAACAGACTTTAACTGGAAAAACTAAACCGTcgattttcctttttcttgcaGTTTCACGCAGTTCCGGATAATTCTCGGCGACTTCGATTACGACGCAATCGACCGCGCAAACCGAGTCCTGGGGCCCATTTACTTCGTCACCTacgtgttttttgttttctttgtcctgCTGGTAAGAATTTCTGcaacaaatgtttgattttaggGCTAAATCTGAGCGGTGTTCatgtgtttttccttccagAACATGTTCCTGGCCATCATCAATGACACTTACTCAGAGGTCAAAGAGGAGCTGGCGTCTCAGAAGGACGAGCTGCAGATTACTGACCTCATCAAACAGGTACGGACCAGATGAAATCATCTAATGTCCACACAAGGATTACTAACGACACGGATTCCTTAAAACTCCAGAGCTACATGAAGACTTTTATGaagctgaaagtaaaaaaagagaaaatatcggACGTTCAGAAAGCTCTACAGTCTGGATCTGGAGAAATCGAATTCAGGGATTTCAGAGAGACTCTTAAAGAGTAAGAGACAATACGCAGaaaatcattacattttattattattattattagacatAAATCCTGTCTAACAGAAGTGTTGAATTTGCAGGATGGGTCACGAAGATAAAGAAATATCTGCGGCTTTCTCGCAGTTTGACCGAGACGGAAACCAGGTTCTGGATGTAGACGAACAAACGAGGATGAAAATCGAACTGGAAGAAAAACGGGTTtgtttcaaactaaatcaaTCGTCTGTTTTCACAGCGTCCtggaaaagtttatttcagaaaatgtagggaaaaaatccaagtttttttctggaaaaaactagttgctagaaaaaaaactcccaaattttgagtttaatctcagaaagtttctgttaaaaaaaacctggaaatgtgtgaatttcagaagtcaaaaatgttagatttttaaaaatctactgagcttgaaaagtcaaaaatttgctgaaagaaaatcagaaattttgagattcatcCCAGGAATTTTCAATTGTGTTTAGgtttaaaaagtaacaatatttcaacttttggaAATAAACTGATGCAAGTCATAATTTAGAATTTTAAAGCCAGTTTAGTAAATTGTcagatttaaagtcataattttgaggGTTGAAGTTCCTCTGTGGGTTTTAGTGGCTTTAGACCTTTTTGTTTATCACAACAAAtctcaataaatattttgaagtttgtgattataGCGTCgcaaatgataaataaatgaattattctgATTGATTTGTGTGTAAAAATCAGGATGCTCTAAACGCCGAGCTGAACAACTTGGGAAAGAACTACGGAAAAGAGTTTCCGGAGAGTCGTTCGGCCTCAGACGATGAAAAAAGTCGAGGCTTCGTGGCGCAGGAACAGTTCCTCTGGTAAAAACggatttatttaagaaaaattaaacgCGACTGATGAAACGGActaaaagcagattttgttCCTGAAAGGCTGAGCAGGCGGGTTCTGCAGATGGAAACGTCGATGGCGGCGCTCACATCCAGGACGGACCTGATCATGGAGAAACTGGGATTAACGGGAAACAACGTCAGTATTCAGATTAAAccagattaaaatgtttctatgcTCTATTGGGGAAAAgttcttttctttgctttaaaagcctgaaatctgaaataaaattttgtttttgaaaaaggGATCAAATTTCctatagtaaaaaaatatataacttttattttccataagTCATGTAACTATGGGAActcatttgaaagaaaaagcaaaggtccaacaggaagtcatttttacgatgttcatttttattatgagacagtcataattttgactttcagtcataattttcagatttgaaGTCATAAAGTTGTtgatattttccaaataaaatctaatttatttatctaattttaTCAGATTTTCTCCTCCCAGAGTGACCGACCTTCCTCACTGACGTCTCAGATGTGATGAACTTGCTGGAAGCCGCCGCGGATCACAATGAAAAAGGCCTGAAAACAAGTTGGCACCAGCAGGTTGTCATGGAAACGTGTAAATACTGTAATAATGATTGCGAATGTATCGCCTACCAGCTATCTGACTGCAGGAGAACGACGGCGCATCAGGGCcagatgaagaggaagatgaagaggaggagtaaatttcatccaaaaaactcagaaattttaagattaaccTCTAGAATTTTCAAGGTGTtggaaatttcaaaaatattaaatttttgtaaattttccatgtttgaaaagtcaaaacctTGTTAGACAAtaataagtaattttaaattaaattcaaattttctagaaaataaataaaattttgagatttatttcagaaaacttggaaaacaaatccaaggttttttgggggggaaatgtGCAAATCTGTcagtttcaaaattttaaaattttggaaattttctgactttgaaaagtctaaaacttgattgaaaaaaccctgaaattttgaaattaaactcagaaatgttctcaaaataaattggaaagttttgagataaaaaagtcataaatgttttttatcagaaatgttctgaaaaaaaatgttgaaatgtctgcgtttcaaaagtttaaaaaatgtcgacttttggatattttttgagcttgaaaagtcagaaatcttctagaaaaaactcccacatttttaaataagagattttctagaaaaaacttggaaatttgtttcaaaaatgtaaaaaaaaaaaaaggtacttttGAAATcctaagaatttttttaaatcaaaatttgttGACTTGAAATTCccaaatttccatgtttttttctggaaaatttctgagatcaatTTCAAAATTTGACTTATTTTGACAGCAATTTACCTTTTTCCCATCTTCAGCGTCCCCAATGCGTCGTTGTGCAGTAGAGTAGAGACAAAAAGCAGATTAATGTTTAACTGGTTTCAGTGGCACAACCATGTTTCtaaaaactaagtacaccctGTGCTGTAACATCTTACACCACTGGTAGCAGAGAAGCTCCTGCTGGGCTGGTAAATTGTTCTCACTGCAATCCAATCAAACAGACTGGAAGTGACTCAAATCTGACTCCACAAAAACCCGACTTCATCGTTGTGAGATTATTCTGCTGTTAATAAAGATTCCCATCTCTACGAGTTGTGCCAAAAAACATGGAGGGTGTCTTTAGCGTTTCTCCTTCAATCCCTTTTTAACTATCATGCCATTAATGCTAACAGTTAGCAGTTAGCATACCGAGGCCTGGAGACAGACATTtcccactttttt
It contains:
- the LOC102223346 gene encoding polycystic kidney disease 2-like 1 protein, with product MRRLNNRAESHLTGRAESELDAMTDGGWVNHGYCGSPAPQVSTIYSLQPASVDRDDKLDRIQEEPGSSEQSPVTKRRGCCSFIKAFWGTAWTENTSNNREKFIRTTLRELIVYLVFLLDVCLLTYGMTVSSSYYFTKAMTDLFVGSASQNGVTFQTIGNMADFWDFAQGPLLDGLYWTKWYNNQSLDSGDQSFIYYENMLLGVPRMRQIKIKNNSCKVPEDFKNEIAECFDVYNEKKEDDLSFGLINGSAWRYHTEKDIKGSSYWGLLTTYSGAGFYQDLSRTKEDSANILAELMDNLWLDRGTRAVFIDFSAYNANINMFCVIRLVVEFPATGGAVPSYQIRTVKLIRYITHWDYFVLGCELVFCVFILYYVVEEILELRIHKFAYFKSIWNILDILVILLAIVAIVFNVFRTIKVDNLLGSLLEQPDLYADFEFLAFWQTQYNNMNAVNLFFAWIKIFKYISFNKTMTQLSATLGRCAKDILGFAIMFFIVFFAYAQLGYLLFGTEVESFSTFVKCIFTQFRIILGDFDYDAIDRANRVLGPIYFVTYVFFVFFVLLNMFLAIINDTYSEVKEELASQKDELQITDLIKQSYMKTFMKLKVKKEKISDVQKALQSGSGEIEFRDFRETLKEMGHEDKEISAAFSQFDRDGNQVLDVDEQTRMKIELEEKRDALNAELNNLGKNYGKEFPESRSASDDEKSRGFVAQEQFLWLSRRVLQMETSMAALTSRTDLIMEKLGLTGNNIFSSQSDRPSSLTSQM